The genomic interval CAGGTGTTGATAAGCGAGTGTTGGTATCGTTACAATTGTACATGAGTGAAGTGTGAAATGCTCGGGGAACTGGAGTTGAACCCGTGTGAGGTGACCCCACCCCTGAACCTGCTGAATTTGACCTGCAGCTCTGATATTGACAATTAAGAGCGGCATGCAATTTGAACAATTTGCGGCACGGAGACTTGATTGGCATGCTGTGACCCCGCTTTGCGGATTCACCACCTCCACGTTGTCATGGCGAGCAGCTGGCCAACTCAATTTGATTGCAATTTGGCCACAACACACGGACTTGCAGCGCAGTTAAATAGagaaatattacaaaaaaagattGAGAATATTACCGGCTTGGTTTAGGTGGTGAACGCAATAGCTTATAGCCTTCAATTGACCCAAGAAGAACTTCCATCAAAAAGAATCATTATAGATGTTATGAAACGTACTTTATTTGGACTTTCCACTGTTTACCAGTTTCCATCGAAATTGCCCTATTTTAAAATTctgtattattatattttcaatcCGGAATAGGATtaggttaaatttaattcatttatgTATGTTATTTTctgttaaattatttatttgcatttcacttcTCGTTTACCATTtgaatgcaattaatttgatgTTGCACGACattaaacatatttgtttCCATTAAACAGGCATGCAATTGACatcgatattatttatttgatactCGATATAATCAGAATACTCCCACTCGATGGCGGCTTTGATAACGCATGTGCTTTGTGTATTCCGAGCGAAGGATGTCATTGCGATAGGAATTTTAATATTCGACGTTAGGCGAATtcatatatacgagtatacaaagtaatatataaaatatatatttataatatatatatttataccgTTATGCTGCGCTTGTCTCGTTTTCCCGGCTCCATCCGCGCCATCCACCTGGCCCCAGTTTTCCGCTCCGTAGCCCAGATGGATGCCACTGAAATGCGCAAGACGCTGAAGTTCGAGTTCTCGAAGGACAACCAACGAAGGGTGAAGGCCCTGCTCGCCTGGTATCCGAGGGCGGAGTGGAAGGGAGCACTCCTGCCGCTCCTGGACATTGCCCAGCGGCAGCAGGGATGGCTTTCGATCAGCGCTGTTCAGGCCGTGGCGGAGACCATCAAGATAGATCCCATGGAGGCCTTCGAGGCGGCCCAGTTCTACACCATGTTCTTCATGAAGCCGCGCGGCAAGTATGTGGTCAGTGTGTGCACCTCGACGCCCTGCAAATTGCGTGGGGGCGATGAAATCTTTGAGGCGTGCAAGAAAACCCTCAATCTGGAGCACGGCCAGACCACGCCGGACATGCAGTTCACCCTCAAGGAGGATTACTGCATGGGCGCCTGTGTGAACGCCCCCGTCCTGGCGGTCAACGATGACATGTACGAGGACCTGGACGAGAAGAGCCTGGCCAACATCCTGGCAGATCTGCGCAATGACAAGCTGCCCCCCGCTGGTCCGCGCAACGGAAGGTTCGCCAGTGAGCCCAAGGGTGGACTCACCACCCTGAAGACCGAGCCACCGCCGCCCGGCTTCATGATGCAGAATCTGCCGGAGCCGAAGAGCAAGAAGTGTCAGTAGCCCATTGATTAAGCCATCTTAAAGCAATAAATTCCGCCTGCCTTCGGCAAAGCAATTCGCCCAGACAGCCAAAAGGGTTCGGCGGTCAGGGGTCAGAGGTCGCGGGTCGCGGGTCGCAGGCCAACAGCTGTTGTTTTGCTAAGCTCCTGCCCAGCCGCGTTCCGTATCCTTCGCGTCCTGTGCTCGTTGTAGCTTTCGCCTCCGTTCGCTGCCGCTGCACTTTATCCGTGGCCAAAGGACATGCTTTGGAGTTCTGCAGCGCTGGCACAATAAACAGACAGTGGCAATGACAAAACAACGGAACAACACAAGATATGGGATATGGCCGATAGAGTTGGCACCGAAGTCGGATGCCCTTTCCAGCTTTATATAGCAGCTGCATACACTTACGCATGGCGCTTCACTTGCCTAAATCACATGATATTATTATAGTATTGTTTGCGGACAGCTTGAATAAGTAAAGCAATATAATCGGATTATAATCGGATTTCGTGAAGCAGGAGAATTCCTTTATGCGCATAACCGTGCGGGTGTAGGGCATAGCCAAGCCCCATGTCCTGTCAGCCATTGCAGCAAGCAATCAGCTTCGGTCTTGTCCTCTCGCCCTCCTGCTGGCCACTCCCACTTGCCACTCCCGGTGGCCACTCCCCCCTGACACCGAATCCCCCCTTGCGGTTTGACCCGTACCCGGACTCGGCCTGCATTCTAATAAAATGTTGCCAGCAGCGAAGAGCGCGCGCAACGAGCAGCAAACAACTGGCAACTGTGAAAGCTGGCGGCGATGGCAACCACCCGAtattgttttggccaaaatagttttaattgtTGCCAGCTCCCCAGCAGCTCCGCAGCTGCTTTCCATCGCTGGAGGTCCTTTGGCAGGTCCTTTGGCACTCGCACAGTCAAATTACAATGgatatttttcagttttcataAATCTGTTTGTCGCCCCACTTCAATGGCCATCAACAAGCGGTTGCTAGCCGGAATGCCAGCTAGCTCACccacattttcccattttcccatttccccagCACATTTCCCCAAGCCCCCCACCCCCTCTCCACACCATTTCCCAATCCTCTCACCGCCTGTCCCTGCGCATGgtgttgaatttttaaataaaaattgttgctattgaaagtttttaatttgtgtgcgtgcgttttaattttatttcgcGTCGGTGATATAATCATCTCATGGGGTCCTATGACTTTCGCAGGctttttgccattgttttATGGGTTACATTGATCGGTTTTTGCCTGTgtgtgaaattaaaaactttaatcGATTACCTTTGAAATGAACCGTGCTATTCCTataccttttttaaactgatAGAATACTGTGTAAAACAAGTATCTCgtcattttcaaatttattttaatcattttaattgatataTTGATTAAATACTGCAAATAATGTGTTGAATTTACGGGGttcttttaataaaaataattggtTTATAGTAGCGCGCTTTTAAAGCTTCAAAAACTGGTagttattttaatgtttttttaatcATACATACagaattaataatataaaatattacagaaAATTTGGTCtcaaaatcaattgaaaaaaCACTTCTAGGCAGTTGAAAAGTGCAAATGCCACTTGACTTGCGTCTTAATTACTGTTTTATGTCACGTAATCGGAGTGAGAAGCGTTCTAAATGAATTACAATTACACCTACTTAAAATTTTGTGTACGATCTGTGTCGCATTGAATGGACTACTTTGTGTTTCTAATTGCAGCCTAGGGTGTGTAATGTTCTGTTCGACAAAGGCTCCACTCATCCAGGCTTTCGTTAAGTTGTCCCCCGACACTCCCACTTCCTctgccacttccactcccacttccaccTCCACCGCCCACTCTTGAAAGCCGGGTCGCATTTTGCGTGATTTTTGCCAGCAAAAACGGCACCTTTGGGAAATTAATATCCTTTTTGGGCCGGGGCACGAGGCGAGTCCTGTAGCAACAGGAGCCCGAGGAGCGGAATCACGTGGCTGGGGCGCGTGAGCTGCGCTCGAACTTTGTGCGGCCACGTTGCACGTCCACGTCCCCCTTCTCCCCCCTGCGCCATCCTGCTCCCCCATGCGATCCAACCGCTCCATCTGCTCGATCCGCTCCAGCGCCCAGGGGTTGGGGCTTTGTTTtagttgtcgttgtcgttgcaGTGCCGTGTCGTGCCGTTCTCGTGCTGTCGTTGACAACTTTTGTTGCCTCGTACCGCTTACCGCACTCATAACTGCTGGCAGTGGTGTCCTTGCCGTTATCCTCGCCAGATTCCATGGCCTTTGACCGCCCACTACGCTTTGCGTAACTGCGCGTTCTTTAttgcttttcatatttttttttgcacaattACTCTTTACATTATTGCATTTCCTATAGGAGCATACTGCTGATATACACGCATAGTTGACTGGGTGCGGACCAAAAAGGATGTTCCAAAGCCAGAGCGAAATAATTAGAAAGCATCTGGGGCAAGAGGGAATAGGGGGAATGGAGGGAGTTAAGGGAATGGGGAATAGAGGATGCGCCTGGTGGCCACTTCCAATTGCCACTTCTGTGCATCTGAGTGAGTTGCATTTTAGCATTTCTCTGCTTTCGCCCCGCGGCTTTGTCGCCCTCgaaaaaagttttcatttgcatgtttttagttaattgaatttatgcaGAACTTTCCGCTTTGGCGCTCCGGCCAGCGGCATTTATATAAGCGCCAACTGGCTCAAAATATTAAGCATACGCCCTGCAGCTCCGCAGACCTTATTAGCTGCGTTTTAGCTACAGCCTTAGCTTCAAGTTTCCATAGAGC from Drosophila yakuba strain Tai18E2 chromosome 3L, Prin_Dyak_Tai18E2_2.1, whole genome shotgun sequence carries:
- the LOC6534353 gene encoding NADH-quinone oxidoreductase subunit E codes for the protein MLRLSRFPGSIRAIHLAPVFRSVAQMDATEMRKTLKFEFSKDNQRRVKALLAWYPRAEWKGALLPLLDIAQRQQGWLSISAVQAVAETIKIDPMEAFEAAQFYTMFFMKPRGKYVVSVCTSTPCKLRGGDEIFEACKKTLNLEHGQTTPDMQFTLKEDYCMGACVNAPVLAVNDDMYEDLDEKSLANILADLRNDKLPPAGPRNGRFASEPKGGLTTLKTEPPPPGFMMQNLPEPKSKKCQ